The sequence TAAGGTGCCTGGTCCagtctgaaaaaaataaaatacaaattaataattataacgaTATTCAAAGAACTATGACTTACCAAATCCGCCAATACATTGACCAAAGCAAACATGGCGGAAATAATACCGAATCCAAAACCTGATACATATGCTAATATgtgtttattttctaaaagtctTCTATCATCAGCAACTGCCTCCAGACCTTCTTCGAATTTTCTCAACAATAAATATAGCAAATAACGAAAATATTCTTGAAACAATACGGAGAAAACCGTTCCAAATGCCAAAATATGTCGCAATGGTAAGACCACATACCAAAAGAGGGAGGATGTTAACAAAGACAACAGCCAAAAGAATGCCGCCACTACAAGTATAATAACACGTATGGGATTTTTAGCAATTGTAAATATGAACAATGCAAGTGGTGGTCCAAATGCTATCATGGAACAACCAAAAAACTCCGGTAAAGTCatagttttttggaaaattatatgcTATCGAAGTTAAAAGAAGTGTAAATTGTTGCAATATTTGATTtactacacaaaacaaaaaaattagtcaacacaacaaagaagaagaaaacAGCTGGGTGATGTGATTAGAAATGCCACATTACCTCCGTCTTGACAATACATAATTTTGTACAAACAGCGAACAATTTTTATTCCGCATATGTATTTGTCTCGTGTGGACAACTCTTGTCGGTGTTATGTTCTTGTTCGAAAAACTTTGTCAGAACAATTGTTCGCACAACTAGGTCTGCCCTAccgtaattttaaaaaataacaaagaaaaatataacattgaCACTTTTCCCACATTCCGAAGGATATGAACAAAGTCCGTAATTCTGCcgactttttgttgttgtgcgTACAAAAAATGATGGATtgtcaaggcgtattaacaag comes from Calliphora vicina chromosome 2, idCalVici1.1, whole genome shotgun sequence and encodes:
- the aph-1 gene encoding gamma-secretase subunit Aph-1, translating into MTLPEFFGCSMIAFGPPLALFIFTIAKNPIRVIILVVAAFFWLLSLLTSSLFWYVVLPLRHILAFGTVFSVLFQEYFRYLLYLLLRKFEEGLEAVADDRRLLENKHILAYVSGFGFGIISAMFALVNVLADLTGPGTLGLNGGTESFFMVSAAQALSICLLHVFWSVIFFNAFDTTNYVHIVYVVGSHLFVSLITLLNTQQLYAASLSINFTITIVTAVLAFRVAGGTIRSFKRFITCQ